A window of Malaclemys terrapin pileata isolate rMalTer1 chromosome 14, rMalTer1.hap1, whole genome shotgun sequence contains these coding sequences:
- the CHST8 gene encoding carbohydrate sulfotransferase 8 isoform X4, giving the protein MGNQRSSLYSPVNAPTKLQSTDRKQNIMFVMKDHQKKDAEVNPIGLHKRRRRFIIKKSPILIAMNSSSLNLPMLKSEDRNNNNWKSLYQIQRERKRIMRDTCSKYKSNNRRIITPYHVSRIFVEDKYRILYCEVPKAGCSNWKRVLMVLNGLASSTKDIQHNTVHYGNYLKRLDGFDRKGIYHRLNTYTKMLFIREPFEKLVSAFRDKFEHPNNYYHPVFGKAIISRYRVNASKEALRTGSGVKFKEFIQYLLDVHRPVGMDIHWDHVNRLCSPCLIDYDFVGKFESMEEDANFFLHLIGAPQNLTFPRFKDRHSNEERTTTKITQSYFAQLSPAQRQHSYDFYYMDYLMFNYSKPFEDLY; this is encoded by the coding sequence ATGGGAAACCAGAGAAGTTCATTATACTCACCTGTGAATGCACCTACTAAGCTTCAAAGTacagacagaaaacaaaatataatgtTTGTGATGAAAGACCATCAGAAAAAAGATGCAGAAGTTAATCCTATCGGGCTCCACAAACGGCGAAGGAGATTTATCATTAAGAAGAGCCCTATACTGATTGCTATGAACAGTTCTTCTCTCAACCTGCCTATGCTTAAATCTGAGGACAGAAACAACAACAATTGGAAAAGTCTTTATCAGAtccaaagagaaagaaagagaataatGAGAGATACTTGTTCCAAATACAAGAGTAATAACAGACGGATAATCACTCCTTATCATGTTTCCAGAATATTTGTAGAAGATAAATACAGAATTCTATACTGTGAAGTTCCAAAAGCTGGCTGTTCTAACTGGAAACGAGTGCTCATGGTTCTCAATGGGTTGGCTTCCTCCACAAAAGATATACAGCACAACACAGTGCATtatggaaattatttaaaaaggttGGATGGGTTTGATCGCAAAGGGATTTATCACAGGCTCAACACTTACACCAAGATGCTTTTCATTCGCGAACCCTTTGAAAAGTTGGTATCCGCATTTCGGGACAAGTTTGAGCATCCGAACAATTACTACCACCCTGTTTTTGGAAAAGCTATTATTTCGAGATACCGTGTCAATGCCTCCAAAGAAGCATTAAGGACAGGTTCCGGAGTCAAATTTAAAGAGTTCATTCAATATCTTCTAGATGTACATAGACCAGTGGGCATGGACATTCACTGGGATCATGTCAACAGGCTTTGCAGCCCATGTTTAATAGACTATGACTTTGTAGGGAAATTTGAAAGCATGGAAGAAGATGCAAATTTTTTCCTGCATTTAATTGGTGCTCCACAAAATTTAACTTTCCCTAGGTTTAAAGACAGACATTCCAATGAAGAACGAACCACCACTAAAATTACACAGAGCTATTTTGCACAGCTTTCCCCTGCTCAAAGACAACACAGTTATGATTTTTATTATATGGATTATTTGATGTTTAACTATTCAAAACCTTTTGAAGATTTGTATTAG
- the CHST8 gene encoding carbohydrate sulfotransferase 8 isoform X3, producing the protein MGPQQPKKDCTSSNNHDVRIRKYSAEELAMGNQRSSLYSPVNAPTKLQSTDRKQNIMFVMKDHQKKDAEVNPIGLHKRRRRFIIKKSPILIAMNSSSLNLPMLKSEDRNNNNWKSLYQIQRERKRIMRDTCSKYKSNNRRIITPYHVSRIFVEDKYRILYCEVPKAGCSNWKRVLMVLNGLASSTKDIQHNTVHYGNYLKRLDGFDRKGIYHRLNTYTKMLFIREPFEKLVSAFRDKFEHPNNYYHPVFGKAIISRYRVNASKEALRTGSGVKFKEFIQYLLDVHRPVGMDIHWDHVNRLCSPCLIDYDFVGKFESMEEDANFFLHLIGAPQNLTFPRFKDRHSNEERTTTKITQSYFAQLSPAQRQHSYDFYYMDYLMFNYSKPFEDLY; encoded by the exons ATGGGACCCCAACAACCCAAAAAA GACTGCACTTCTAGCAACAATCATGACGTAAGAATAAGAAAATATTCTGCAGAGGAATTAGCAATGGGAAACCAGAGAAGTTCATTATACTCACCTGTGAATGCACCTACTAAGCTTCAAAGTacagacagaaaacaaaatataatgtTTGTGATGAAAGACCATCAGAAAAAAGATGCAGAAGTTAATCCTATCGGGCTCCACAAACGGCGAAGGAGATTTATCATTAAGAAGAGCCCTATACTGATTGCTATGAACAGTTCTTCTCTCAACCTGCCTATGCTTAAATCTGAGGACAGAAACAACAACAATTGGAAAAGTCTTTATCAGAtccaaagagaaagaaagagaataatGAGAGATACTTGTTCCAAATACAAGAGTAATAACAGACGGATAATCACTCCTTATCATGTTTCCAGAATATTTGTAGAAGATAAATACAGAATTCTATACTGTGAAGTTCCAAAAGCTGGCTGTTCTAACTGGAAACGAGTGCTCATGGTTCTCAATGGGTTGGCTTCCTCCACAAAAGATATACAGCACAACACAGTGCATtatggaaattatttaaaaaggttGGATGGGTTTGATCGCAAAGGGATTTATCACAGGCTCAACACTTACACCAAGATGCTTTTCATTCGCGAACCCTTTGAAAAGTTGGTATCCGCATTTCGGGACAAGTTTGAGCATCCGAACAATTACTACCACCCTGTTTTTGGAAAAGCTATTATTTCGAGATACCGTGTCAATGCCTCCAAAGAAGCATTAAGGACAGGTTCCGGAGTCAAATTTAAAGAGTTCATTCAATATCTTCTAGATGTACATAGACCAGTGGGCATGGACATTCACTGGGATCATGTCAACAGGCTTTGCAGCCCATGTTTAATAGACTATGACTTTGTAGGGAAATTTGAAAGCATGGAAGAAGATGCAAATTTTTTCCTGCATTTAATTGGTGCTCCACAAAATTTAACTTTCCCTAGGTTTAAAGACAGACATTCCAATGAAGAACGAACCACCACTAAAATTACACAGAGCTATTTTGCACAGCTTTCCCCTGCTCAAAGACAACACAGTTATGATTTTTATTATATGGATTATTTGATGTTTAACTATTCAAAACCTTTTGAAGATTTGTATTAG